The genomic segment TAAGCGAACGACAAGAAGAAAACGAACGCGTAAATTCACAAATTTCAGAGAGAAGAACATTTTTAAGGCAAATCAGAAGCGAAAGAGACCGATGGGAAACAACGATAGCCGAAAACAAAGTCGCGCAAGAAGAATTGAGCAGAACAATAGAAAGCCTTATTGCCGAAATCGCCCAAAGAGCGATAGAAGAAGAGGCGAATTTTGCCGAACAAAGAGGCGCATTGCCTTGGGCGGTAAACGGCAGAGTAATAACAAATTTCGGCAGAATTGTCCACCCCGAATACAGAACCACTATCGTCAATAACGGAATTGGAATAGAGGCGCCAAACGGCACGCCGATACAATCTGTCGCCGCGGGAGTGGTAGAATTTATAGGCAGAATGCGCGGCTACGGAAAACTTATGATAGTAAATCATTTCAACGGATTTTTGACAATTTACGCGCACTTAGACGAAAGCCGCGTTGAAAGAGGCGCAAGAGTAAGGCAGGGACAGGTTATAGCGACAGTCGGAGAAAGCGGCTCTTTAGTGGGAAGCAAACTACACTTTGAAATCCGCCGCAACAACGTCGCCGAAGACCCTCTGGAGTGGCTTGTCAGAAGATAATACCCAAAAACAAATCAGAGATTACTGTTAAAATAACTCGGGTCGTCTCTGAATTCCCACTGATTTGCTATTCTTTTGAGCCATTTTTCCACAATCGTAATTTCCGTGCGCAACTCGGCTTTCGGTTCTTCTTTGTTTTGTTGTTGTTTCTGCATTAAAAGGTCTCTTGCTATTCTTATGAACGACGCCGCCTTATCTTTATCTTTACCAGCCAAAGCCATAACTACAACAAGATACATACATTCCATTTCCAAAGCAAGATTATCGCAATCCGACTCTTTTATCGCGGCAGAAAGATATTTTTCAGCCTCCTTGCGCGCCTCGGTCGGGTCTTCACCGTTTCTTGCTTTGATGTCTGCATATTTAAGATACTGCTTGCCGATTTTGTAGTTTACGGCAGGAAGCGAATATTCTTTTTCGAGCATTGCGCGCATAATCGAAAGTTCTATGCTTTCAAGTCCTTTTTTTGCGTCTCTGGGACGAAGGAAATATTTCAAATTGCTTTTGGCATCGGGATACCTTGCGTGTCGTTCTTTCTCTTGCATCTTGATGTCTTTAATCAGCGCACTGTGAACAAGCAATTGACTGTCCGTAATTGTTCCGTTAAACGTGTTAACTCTCGTCCAATCTTTTGGGTCGGGCGAAGCAAAAAGACATTTCGGACAAACCGCCGTCTGCAAAACGGTATAATCGACCGCGCCGTATTGCGACGAAGCCGAATAATGCGGAACGATAAGAAGCGTCTCTTCTATTACCAAACTTTTTGAGCGCAGGTGGTATCCGACAACATTGGCATAACGGCAAATTGGGCACACATACTCAAATTCAAAAATGGCGTCGCCAAGCGCTTTTTCGCTTATTTCCGTTTCACTGCCGCCGCTCGCCTTCTGTTCTTTTACTTCTTCCTTAAGTTCGTCAATGAATTTTTGATTTATAATTTCGCCGTATCTTTTAAGATACAAATCGACTAAACTTTCTTTCAGAAAGATGGCTTTCAGTTTTATTCGGATATATTTGTTGGCGTGCGCCCCCTTGTTGCTGGCGGCGGCTTGCGGAGAACTTTCCGGCTTTGCCTGCAAACTTGCGTTGAGATTTATTGTAGGCTCTTCGCCTGTTTCCATGCATCTTAATTCCTCTTTGAACTGCTCCACGAAGCTCAAATTCAAAATCTCGCCGTATTTTTCAATATACTGATTAACCAAATCGTCCTTCAAAAAAAGCGCTTTCAATCGCGTTCTGATAAGATTCCCAGCCATAATCAAAATTCCTTTAACATTTTAAGGTCAATAGTCGCCAATAAATCATCTATAGTTTCCGCGCGACGAATTTTTACAAACTCGCCGTTTTCTCTCATTAAAAATTCCGCGCACTTTGTTTTTCCGTTGTAGCTGAAACCCATAGCAAAACCGTGCGCTCCCGAATCGTGAATTACAAAAATGTCGCCGATTTCAACTTTCGGCAAAGGTCTGTCGATGGCAAATTTGTCGTTGTTTTCACAAAGCGAGCCTGTAATGTCCGCGACAATTTCGTTGGGCGCCTCCAATTTTCCAAGTATGCTTATATGATGATACGCGCCGTAAAGAGCGGGGCGCATAAGGTTTGCCATACAAGCGTCAAGCCCGATAAATTTTTTGTATGTGTCTTTTTCGTGCAAAACCGTGCTCGCCAAATATCCGTAAGGTCCCGTTATCATTCGTCCGCATTCCATAAGGATTTTTAGCGGGGCAAGTCCGTTTTTCACAATAATTTCTTCGTATTGTTCTTTTATTTCTAAGCCCAATTTCTGCAAATCAACCGCTTCTTGCTCGGGACGATAAGGAATTCCGATTCCGCCGCCCAAATTCACAAATTCAAACGTAATCCCCAATTTTTTGGAAATATCGCGCGCTTCTTCAAAAAGGATTTTCGCCGTTTCAACAAAATATTTGTAATCAAGTTCGTTGGAAGCAACCATCGTGTGAATTCCGAAACGCTTTACGCCCGCGTTTTTGCAGTATTCGTATCCCGCCAAAAGCTGGTCTTTCATAAAGCCGTA from the Chitinivibrionia bacterium genome contains:
- a CDS encoding diaminopimelate decarboxylase — its product is MPKKTVPFSKKQIEGLRQIEQTPFYVYDEKAIRENARNLKAAFAWADFKEYFAVKANSNPYLMKILKEEGFGMDCSSLAELVLSKEIGVLGENIIFTANDTPAHEFMAARELGAIINFDDIKHIKYYEENVGKLPELVCFRYNPGSLKKGNAIIGNPTEAKYGFMKDQLLAGYEYCKNAGVKRFGIHTMVASNELDYKYFVETAKILFEEARDISKKLGITFEFVNLGGGIGIPYRPEQEAVDLQKLGLEIKEQYEEIIVKNGLAPLKILMECGRMITGPYGYLASTVLHEKDTYKKFIGLDACMANLMRPALYGAYHHISILGKLEAPNEIVADITGSLCENNDKFAIDRPLPKVEIGDIFVIHDSGAHGFAMGFSYNGKTKCAEFLMRENGEFVKIRRAETIDDLLATIDLKMLKEF
- a CDS encoding peptidoglycan DD-metalloendopeptidase family protein, translated to DIVNRIRYMQDLNRYDRNLLDTIRQNESELLELSLVYEAENAILLELLSERQEENERVNSQISERRTFLRQIRSERDRWETTIAENKVAQEELSRTIESLIAEIAQRAIEEEANFAEQRGALPWAVNGRVITNFGRIVHPEYRTTIVNNGIGIEAPNGTPIQSVAAGVVEFIGRMRGYGKLMIVNHFNGFLTIYAHLDESRVERGARVRQGQVIATVGESGSLVGSKLHFEIRRNNVAEDPLEWLVRR
- a CDS encoding DUF2225 domain-containing protein; translated protein: MAGNLIRTRLKALFLKDDLVNQYIEKYGEILNLSFVEQFKEELRCMETGEEPTINLNASLQAKPESSPQAAASNKGAHANKYIRIKLKAIFLKESLVDLYLKRYGEIINQKFIDELKEEVKEQKASGGSETEISEKALGDAIFEFEYVCPICRYANVVGYHLRSKSLVIEETLLIVPHYSASSQYGAVDYTVLQTAVCPKCLFASPDPKDWTRVNTFNGTITDSQLLVHSALIKDIKMQEKERHARYPDAKSNLKYFLRPRDAKKGLESIELSIMRAMLEKEYSLPAVNYKIGKQYLKYADIKARNGEDPTEARKEAEKYLSAAIKESDCDNLALEMECMYLVVVMALAGKDKDKAASFIRIARDLLMQKQQQNKEEPKAELRTEITIVEKWLKRIANQWEFRDDPSYFNSNL